A window of the Aliivibrio salmonicida LFI1238 genome harbors these coding sequences:
- a CDS encoding glycosyltransferase: protein MKTIIHVVQHLSPGGLETMVLDMLAFTNPEHKIVLVSLEGTLTESIQRWPRLSHYQEQLIFLDKPSGFQTSTIKKLISIFKEHQANIVHSHHIGPLLYAGCAVKWYGKAEHIHTEHDAWHLNNKKHRYLQRLALSISEPKLVADAHFVKKTLSLIFNKYPIYTIKNGIDTSKFQSGHRQNAHQTLRLNLPEESIIIGNAARLEMVKGQDKLIEAFRFLDSKYHLLLAGSGSEKEYLQRLVAEYHLEKRVHFLGHIDHMPTFYQALDVFCLPSNNEGFPLSTLEAQSCGVPCIANDVGGVSETLCPTYSLLVANNDAITLAQGIQALAYQKETGSPRDFILKNNHAGSMATAYENLYFQGVTI, encoded by the coding sequence ATGAAAACTATCATTCATGTTGTTCAACATCTTTCCCCTGGCGGCCTAGAAACTATGGTGCTAGATATGTTGGCTTTTACCAATCCCGAGCATAAAATCGTATTAGTCAGTTTAGAAGGCACACTCACAGAGTCTATTCAACGTTGGCCACGACTGTCACACTATCAAGAACAGCTTATTTTTCTTGATAAACCCAGTGGTTTTCAAACAAGTACCATTAAGAAATTGATTTCAATATTCAAAGAGCATCAAGCAAATATCGTGCATTCACACCATATCGGCCCACTCTTATACGCTGGCTGTGCCGTAAAATGGTATGGCAAAGCCGAACATATTCATACTGAACATGATGCATGGCACCTTAATAATAAAAAGCATCGTTATTTACAACGTCTTGCTCTTTCTATTTCAGAACCAAAACTCGTTGCTGATGCACATTTTGTGAAAAAAACATTGTCCCTAATTTTTAATAAGTACCCTATTTACACCATTAAAAATGGCATCGATACGTCGAAGTTTCAATCAGGTCATCGACAAAATGCGCATCAAACCTTGCGTCTAAACTTACCAGAAGAAAGCATTATTATTGGTAATGCCGCACGGCTTGAAATGGTAAAAGGCCAAGACAAACTGATCGAAGCGTTTCGCTTTCTTGATTCAAAATATCATTTGTTATTGGCAGGGTCGGGGTCAGAAAAAGAATACCTGCAACGACTTGTTGCCGAATATCATCTTGAGAAACGAGTGCACTTTCTTGGGCATATCGACCATATGCCGACGTTTTATCAAGCACTTGATGTATTTTGCTTGCCATCAAACAACGAAGGCTTTCCACTTTCAACCTTAGAGGCTCAATCATGCGGTGTTCCTTGTATTGCCAATGATGTCGGTGGTGTGAGTGAAACCTTGTGCCCAACGTACAGTTTATTAGTCGCCAATAATGATGCCATTACCTTAGCGCAAGGAATACAGGCGCTCGCTTATCAAAAAGAAACCGGCTCTCCTCGTGATTTCATACTAAAAAACAATCATGCAGGCAGTATGGCAACAGCGTATGAAAACCTTTACTTTCAAGGAGTAACGATATGA